The Triticum aestivum cultivar Chinese Spring chromosome 3A, IWGSC CS RefSeq v2.1, whole genome shotgun sequence genome includes a region encoding these proteins:
- the LOC123063614 gene encoding uncharacterized protein isoform X1 produces MSGGGGGGSRPAAAAGGFPARGAPGAATEPPSLAQYISLDQFPVGEHRHSRSAELRRALADSAEQPLAALAQGKPLPPAAAEELRRIRGGVAESSARAKYTDRVKSLQESIQKLDKYKNVVTRRRQRSDGASVDRSSGNVGSSLRIGAQNSGDNPAQRLEERAKSSTMSKRVRSSLTADARLEGRVSVSTRQGGPLVDTEKNPSLEKDKSSVRIANATSGFSEDKLRGLAPGGEGWEKKMKRKRSVGTMLNRGSDVDRDVKPSVQHRSNSEVRGRSSDAIPFRHGASAGASGGSKMDGSSQLSSSGSRYLLKTEMDSTPLPNERRERHGGLDKERVLVKGNKAHISEDMQPGTLSPVTKGKATRAPRTSSLVGIHSSSTLLRSAGGVDEWEEAPCTNKASPLASTTNRKRPMAATASSPPVAWVGQRPQKMSRTRRANVVSPVSNFDEPVSEGSPVDVAVRPALETPGLSLPRGAASNNSQAASRMDNVTSPAGLSESEGSVATEHRNKEKVTNSGDFENEGANSAHMASDLIFSSKKSRIPLKEELEDGSIRRQGRSGRGTMHVKGCSSIPKEKLDSTETRKLVKSVRPASEKNESKLGRPPTKKGSDRKASSRHPEILNCGSMDTTGESEDDREELLAAANAARGAIVGAYAGPFWKKIEPMLTFISSEDLSFLKNQIIFLEELEMGMSNKHDEDKLNASANYNGPPSMVEHSSQVLPPSNSSLLLDQGEANGVGPRESVDILSYNNGENHNNTSQKAQGQGIFGEMAPLTSRLLSALIVEDVDDFPESNGVQGDILLEFSNDYLPRAASVEFEATGLESSFGMSPDFKHSNSNPAYNSMSNGFAVSSNLRGSYSQSSVCSENLSDGINVIGYPENGSLHGSVPQITQQYQTPGKDLSLPLYGYQYAQMSLHDRTLVELHSIDIFPEMPELDEGEDEDINKVILELQKRLFDQVNQKKCQLNKLEKAIRNTKNMEERSLEQHAMNKLVERAYKKLLGGRGSSSHKGGLSKAASKAAKQLALAFAKRTLARCQKFEETEKSCFREPFLWSVLSAPLPKSDPVDGVPPGSADRPKALKLDRSPLSQGSTKLKKGERERDQSRDGSAKNSSSKSGSGRNSSGSGRNERKTKMKPKQKLAQLSTSGNVLGRVTEPSNSSFPSPSPRESNEWNNPLSTRPTQQPRNSAANVAPESLDAPMNLPPMDPMVDILDVPEGNDISAWFTDGLDDSLQDFDFSGGLEIPDDDLTQLGFM; encoded by the exons AtgtcgggaggaggaggaggaggctcgaggcccgccgccgccgcggggggCTTCCCCGCGAGGGGGGCGCCGGGGGCCGCGACGGAGCCGCCGTCGCTCGCGCAGTACATCTCGCTGGATCAGTTCCCCGTCGGCGAGCACCGGCACTCGCGCTCCGCGGAGCTGCGGCGGGCGCTGGCCGACTCGGCGGAGCAGCCGCTCGCCGCGCTGGCGCAGGGCAAGCCGCTCCCCCCCGCGGCCGCCGAGGAGCTCCGGCGGATCCGGGGCGGCGTCGCGGAGTCGTCGGCCAGGGCCAAGTACAC GGACAGGGTGAAGTCGTTGCAGGAGTCCATCCAGAAGCTGGACAAGTACAAGAACGTGGTCACGCGGCGCcggcagaggagcgacggcgcgtCGGTGGATAGGTCGTCGGGGAACGTCGGCAGCTCTCTCAGGATCGGGGCTCAGAACAGCGGGGATAACCCCGCCCAGAGGCTCGAGGAGAGGGCTAAGAGCTCGACCATGAGCAAGCGTGTCCGGTCGTCGCTGACGGCAGATGCACGG TTGGAAGGGCGTGTTAGTGTTTCTACAAGGCAAGGAGGTCCTTTGGTTGATACTGAGAAAAACCCATCTTTGGAGAAGGACAAAAGCTCCGTTAGAATTGCCAATGCCACATCAGGGTTTTCTGAAGACAAATTACGAGGCCTAGCTCCTGGTGGTGAAGGATGGGAGAAAAAGATGAAACGTAAGCGTTCTGTTGGAACTATGCTCAATAGAGGCAGTGATGTAGACCGAGATGTTAAACCATCAGTTCAACATAGATCAAACAGTGAAGTACGTGGACGATCTAGTGATGCTATTCCATTTAG ACATGGAGCTTCTGCTGGAGCATCTGGAGGTAGCAAGATGGATGGAAGCTCTCAACTGAGTAGTTCTGGCTCACGGTATCTTCTGAAGACAGAGATGGATTCCACCCCTCTTCCAAATGAAAGACGAGAGCGCCATGGTGGGCTAGACAAAGAACGGGTTTTGGTGAAAGGAAACAA GGCACATATTTCCGAGGATATGCAACCAGGAACCTTAAGTCCTGTGACCAAGGGTAAAGCAACCAGAGCACCAAGAACCAGTTCGCTTGTCGGTATCCACTCATCATCTACTTTGCTACGCTCAGCTGGAGGAGTTGATGAATGGGAAGAAGCACCGTGCACAAATAAAGCCTCaccattggcaagcaccacaaatcgCAAGCGTCCCATGGCTGCAACTGCCTCTTCACCTCCTGTTGCTTGGGTGGGTCAACGTCCACAGAAAATGTCACGGACAAGAAGAGCAAATGTTGTATCACCGGTGTCAAATTTTGATGAACCCGTATCTGAAGGATCACCAGTTGATGTTGCTGTTAGGCCAGCTTTAGAAACGCCTGGCCTTTCACTTCCAAGGGGTGCAGCTAGCAATAATTCACAAGCTGCATCTAGAATGGATAATGTTACATCTCCAGCTGGTCTATCAGAAAGTGAAGGGTCTGTTGCTACTGAACACAGGAATAAGGAAAAAGTCACAAACAGTGGCGACTTTGAGAATGAGGGGGCAAATTCAGCTCATATGGCATCAGACTTGATTTTCTCGTCCAAGAAAAGCAGGATTCCGTTGAAAGAAGAACTTGAAGATGGTAGTATTCGTCGTCAAGGAAGGAGTGGAAGAGGCACTATGCATGTTAAAGGGTGTTCATCCATACCAAAAGAGAAGTTGGACAGCACTGAAACGAGGAAGTTGGTAAAGAGCGTAAGACCTGCATCTGAAAAGAATGAAAG TAAGTTAGGCCGTCCTCCAACAAAGAAAGGCTCGGACCGCAAAGCATCATCTCGTCACCCAGAAATTCTGAATTGTGGGTCAATGGATACTACAG GTGAATCTGAAGATGACCGAGAAGAACTTCTAGCTGCCGCAAATGCTGCCCGTGGTGCAATAG TTGGTGCATATGCTGGCCCTTTTTGGAAGAAAATAGAACCCATGCTTACTTTCATCAGCTCTGAAGATTTATCCTTCTTGAAAAACCAG ATAATATTCTTGGAAGAACTTGAGATGGGCATGTCTAATAAGCACGATGAAGATAAGTTAAATGCATCAGCTAACTACAATGGGCCACCATCAATG GTTGAGCATTCCTCCCAGGTTCTGCCTCCATCCAATTCTTCTTTGTTGCTGGATCAAGGGGAAGCAAATGGTGTTGGACCAAGGGAATCTGTTGACATTTTGTCTTATAATAATGGCGAGAATCATAACAACACATCTCAAAAGGCACAGGGGCAAGGAATATTTGGTGAAATGGCTCCCCTGACAAGTAGACTGCTCTCTGCCTTGATTGTAGAAGATGTTGATGACTTTCCCGAGTCCAATGGTGTCCAAGGAGATATACTTCTGGAATTCTCAAATGACTACCTTCCTCGTGCTGCCTCAGTTGAATTTGAAGCTACGGGGCTAGAATCCAGTTTTGGAATGTCTCCTGATTTCAAGCATTCAAACAGTAACCCAGCATATAACAGCATGTCCAATGGTTTCGCAGTTTCCAGTAATTTGAGGGGCTCATATAGTCAAAGTTCAGTTTGCAGTGAGAATCTATCAGATGGGATAAATGTTATAGGGTACCCAGAAAACGGCTCTTTGCATGGATCAGTACCGCAGATTACACAGCAGTATCAAACTCCCGGAAAAGATTTATCTTTACCATTATATGGATATCAGTATGCGCAGATGTCTTTGCATGATAGGACTTTGGTCGAGTTGCACAGTATTGACATTTTTCCAGAGATG CCAGAGCTGGACGAGGGAGAGGATGAGGATATTAATAAAGTTATTTTGGAGCTGCAGAAAAGACTCTTTGATCAG GTGAATCAGAAGAAATGCCAATTAAATAAGCTAGAAAAAGCAATTCGAAATACTAAAAACATGGAGGAAAG GAGCCTGGAGCAACACGCAATGAACAAATTAGTAGAGAGGGCATACAAAAAATTGCTG GGTGGTCGAGGTAGTTCTAGTCACAAGGGCGGTCTCAGTAAAGCAGCCAGTAAGGCTGCAAAACAGCTTGCATTGGCTTTTGCAAAGCGAACACTTGCCCGGTGCCAGAAATTTGAGGAAACAGAGAAAAGCTGCTTCAGGGAGCCTTTCCTTTGGAGTGTGCTGTCCGCGCCTTTGCCAAAGAGTGACCCAGTTGATG GTGTCCCTCCAGGATCTGCAGATAGGCCAAAGGCCCTAAAGCTTGACAGAAGCCCATTGAGCCAAG GTAGCACAAAATTGAAAAAGGGCGAGAGAGAAAGGGACCAGAGCAGAGATGGGTCTGCCAAGAACTCCAGCTCGAAATCAGGCAGCGGCCGGAACTCGTCTGGCAGCGGCCGGAACGAGCGCAAGACCAAGATGAAGCCAAAGCAGAAGCTAGCGCAGCTATCAACATCTGGAAATGTCCTTGGCAGAGTCACAGAGCCATCCAACTCCAGCTTCCCATCACCGTCGCCGCGAGAATCCAACGAGTGGAACAACCCTCTGAGCACAAGACCTACCCAGCAACCAAGGAACAGCGCGGCCAACGTCGCTCCGGAGTCCCTGGACGCCCCCATGAACCTGCCACCGATGGACCCCATGGTGGACATCCTGGACGTGCCGGAGGGCAACGACATTAGTGCCTGGTTCACGGACGGCCTGGACGACTCGCTGCAAGACTTTGATTTCTCCGGAGGCCTGGAGATCCCGGACGACGATCTCACCCAGCTAGGGTTCATGTGA
- the LOC123063614 gene encoding uncharacterized protein isoform X2 produces MSGGGGGGSRPAAAAGGFPARGAPGAATEPPSLAQYISLDQFPVGEHRHSRSAELRRALADSAEQPLAALAQGKPLPPAAAEELRRIRGGVAESSARAKDRVKSLQESIQKLDKYKNVVTRRRQRSDGASVDRSSGNVGSSLRIGAQNSGDNPAQRLEERAKSSTMSKRVRSSLTADARLEGRVSVSTRQGGPLVDTEKNPSLEKDKSSVRIANATSGFSEDKLRGLAPGGEGWEKKMKRKRSVGTMLNRGSDVDRDVKPSVQHRSNSEVRGRSSDAIPFRHGASAGASGGSKMDGSSQLSSSGSRYLLKTEMDSTPLPNERRERHGGLDKERVLVKGNKAHISEDMQPGTLSPVTKGKATRAPRTSSLVGIHSSSTLLRSAGGVDEWEEAPCTNKASPLASTTNRKRPMAATASSPPVAWVGQRPQKMSRTRRANVVSPVSNFDEPVSEGSPVDVAVRPALETPGLSLPRGAASNNSQAASRMDNVTSPAGLSESEGSVATEHRNKEKVTNSGDFENEGANSAHMASDLIFSSKKSRIPLKEELEDGSIRRQGRSGRGTMHVKGCSSIPKEKLDSTETRKLVKSVRPASEKNESKLGRPPTKKGSDRKASSRHPEILNCGSMDTTGESEDDREELLAAANAARGAIVGAYAGPFWKKIEPMLTFISSEDLSFLKNQIIFLEELEMGMSNKHDEDKLNASANYNGPPSMVEHSSQVLPPSNSSLLLDQGEANGVGPRESVDILSYNNGENHNNTSQKAQGQGIFGEMAPLTSRLLSALIVEDVDDFPESNGVQGDILLEFSNDYLPRAASVEFEATGLESSFGMSPDFKHSNSNPAYNSMSNGFAVSSNLRGSYSQSSVCSENLSDGINVIGYPENGSLHGSVPQITQQYQTPGKDLSLPLYGYQYAQMSLHDRTLVELHSIDIFPEMPELDEGEDEDINKVILELQKRLFDQVNQKKCQLNKLEKAIRNTKNMEERSLEQHAMNKLVERAYKKLLGGRGSSSHKGGLSKAASKAAKQLALAFAKRTLARCQKFEETEKSCFREPFLWSVLSAPLPKSDPVDGVPPGSADRPKALKLDRSPLSQGSTKLKKGERERDQSRDGSAKNSSSKSGSGRNSSGSGRNERKTKMKPKQKLAQLSTSGNVLGRVTEPSNSSFPSPSPRESNEWNNPLSTRPTQQPRNSAANVAPESLDAPMNLPPMDPMVDILDVPEGNDISAWFTDGLDDSLQDFDFSGGLEIPDDDLTQLGFM; encoded by the exons AtgtcgggaggaggaggaggaggctcgaggcccgccgccgccgcggggggCTTCCCCGCGAGGGGGGCGCCGGGGGCCGCGACGGAGCCGCCGTCGCTCGCGCAGTACATCTCGCTGGATCAGTTCCCCGTCGGCGAGCACCGGCACTCGCGCTCCGCGGAGCTGCGGCGGGCGCTGGCCGACTCGGCGGAGCAGCCGCTCGCCGCGCTGGCGCAGGGCAAGCCGCTCCCCCCCGCGGCCGCCGAGGAGCTCCGGCGGATCCGGGGCGGCGTCGCGGAGTCGTCGGCCAGGGCCAA GGACAGGGTGAAGTCGTTGCAGGAGTCCATCCAGAAGCTGGACAAGTACAAGAACGTGGTCACGCGGCGCcggcagaggagcgacggcgcgtCGGTGGATAGGTCGTCGGGGAACGTCGGCAGCTCTCTCAGGATCGGGGCTCAGAACAGCGGGGATAACCCCGCCCAGAGGCTCGAGGAGAGGGCTAAGAGCTCGACCATGAGCAAGCGTGTCCGGTCGTCGCTGACGGCAGATGCACGG TTGGAAGGGCGTGTTAGTGTTTCTACAAGGCAAGGAGGTCCTTTGGTTGATACTGAGAAAAACCCATCTTTGGAGAAGGACAAAAGCTCCGTTAGAATTGCCAATGCCACATCAGGGTTTTCTGAAGACAAATTACGAGGCCTAGCTCCTGGTGGTGAAGGATGGGAGAAAAAGATGAAACGTAAGCGTTCTGTTGGAACTATGCTCAATAGAGGCAGTGATGTAGACCGAGATGTTAAACCATCAGTTCAACATAGATCAAACAGTGAAGTACGTGGACGATCTAGTGATGCTATTCCATTTAG ACATGGAGCTTCTGCTGGAGCATCTGGAGGTAGCAAGATGGATGGAAGCTCTCAACTGAGTAGTTCTGGCTCACGGTATCTTCTGAAGACAGAGATGGATTCCACCCCTCTTCCAAATGAAAGACGAGAGCGCCATGGTGGGCTAGACAAAGAACGGGTTTTGGTGAAAGGAAACAA GGCACATATTTCCGAGGATATGCAACCAGGAACCTTAAGTCCTGTGACCAAGGGTAAAGCAACCAGAGCACCAAGAACCAGTTCGCTTGTCGGTATCCACTCATCATCTACTTTGCTACGCTCAGCTGGAGGAGTTGATGAATGGGAAGAAGCACCGTGCACAAATAAAGCCTCaccattggcaagcaccacaaatcgCAAGCGTCCCATGGCTGCAACTGCCTCTTCACCTCCTGTTGCTTGGGTGGGTCAACGTCCACAGAAAATGTCACGGACAAGAAGAGCAAATGTTGTATCACCGGTGTCAAATTTTGATGAACCCGTATCTGAAGGATCACCAGTTGATGTTGCTGTTAGGCCAGCTTTAGAAACGCCTGGCCTTTCACTTCCAAGGGGTGCAGCTAGCAATAATTCACAAGCTGCATCTAGAATGGATAATGTTACATCTCCAGCTGGTCTATCAGAAAGTGAAGGGTCTGTTGCTACTGAACACAGGAATAAGGAAAAAGTCACAAACAGTGGCGACTTTGAGAATGAGGGGGCAAATTCAGCTCATATGGCATCAGACTTGATTTTCTCGTCCAAGAAAAGCAGGATTCCGTTGAAAGAAGAACTTGAAGATGGTAGTATTCGTCGTCAAGGAAGGAGTGGAAGAGGCACTATGCATGTTAAAGGGTGTTCATCCATACCAAAAGAGAAGTTGGACAGCACTGAAACGAGGAAGTTGGTAAAGAGCGTAAGACCTGCATCTGAAAAGAATGAAAG TAAGTTAGGCCGTCCTCCAACAAAGAAAGGCTCGGACCGCAAAGCATCATCTCGTCACCCAGAAATTCTGAATTGTGGGTCAATGGATACTACAG GTGAATCTGAAGATGACCGAGAAGAACTTCTAGCTGCCGCAAATGCTGCCCGTGGTGCAATAG TTGGTGCATATGCTGGCCCTTTTTGGAAGAAAATAGAACCCATGCTTACTTTCATCAGCTCTGAAGATTTATCCTTCTTGAAAAACCAG ATAATATTCTTGGAAGAACTTGAGATGGGCATGTCTAATAAGCACGATGAAGATAAGTTAAATGCATCAGCTAACTACAATGGGCCACCATCAATG GTTGAGCATTCCTCCCAGGTTCTGCCTCCATCCAATTCTTCTTTGTTGCTGGATCAAGGGGAAGCAAATGGTGTTGGACCAAGGGAATCTGTTGACATTTTGTCTTATAATAATGGCGAGAATCATAACAACACATCTCAAAAGGCACAGGGGCAAGGAATATTTGGTGAAATGGCTCCCCTGACAAGTAGACTGCTCTCTGCCTTGATTGTAGAAGATGTTGATGACTTTCCCGAGTCCAATGGTGTCCAAGGAGATATACTTCTGGAATTCTCAAATGACTACCTTCCTCGTGCTGCCTCAGTTGAATTTGAAGCTACGGGGCTAGAATCCAGTTTTGGAATGTCTCCTGATTTCAAGCATTCAAACAGTAACCCAGCATATAACAGCATGTCCAATGGTTTCGCAGTTTCCAGTAATTTGAGGGGCTCATATAGTCAAAGTTCAGTTTGCAGTGAGAATCTATCAGATGGGATAAATGTTATAGGGTACCCAGAAAACGGCTCTTTGCATGGATCAGTACCGCAGATTACACAGCAGTATCAAACTCCCGGAAAAGATTTATCTTTACCATTATATGGATATCAGTATGCGCAGATGTCTTTGCATGATAGGACTTTGGTCGAGTTGCACAGTATTGACATTTTTCCAGAGATG CCAGAGCTGGACGAGGGAGAGGATGAGGATATTAATAAAGTTATTTTGGAGCTGCAGAAAAGACTCTTTGATCAG GTGAATCAGAAGAAATGCCAATTAAATAAGCTAGAAAAAGCAATTCGAAATACTAAAAACATGGAGGAAAG GAGCCTGGAGCAACACGCAATGAACAAATTAGTAGAGAGGGCATACAAAAAATTGCTG GGTGGTCGAGGTAGTTCTAGTCACAAGGGCGGTCTCAGTAAAGCAGCCAGTAAGGCTGCAAAACAGCTTGCATTGGCTTTTGCAAAGCGAACACTTGCCCGGTGCCAGAAATTTGAGGAAACAGAGAAAAGCTGCTTCAGGGAGCCTTTCCTTTGGAGTGTGCTGTCCGCGCCTTTGCCAAAGAGTGACCCAGTTGATG GTGTCCCTCCAGGATCTGCAGATAGGCCAAAGGCCCTAAAGCTTGACAGAAGCCCATTGAGCCAAG GTAGCACAAAATTGAAAAAGGGCGAGAGAGAAAGGGACCAGAGCAGAGATGGGTCTGCCAAGAACTCCAGCTCGAAATCAGGCAGCGGCCGGAACTCGTCTGGCAGCGGCCGGAACGAGCGCAAGACCAAGATGAAGCCAAAGCAGAAGCTAGCGCAGCTATCAACATCTGGAAATGTCCTTGGCAGAGTCACAGAGCCATCCAACTCCAGCTTCCCATCACCGTCGCCGCGAGAATCCAACGAGTGGAACAACCCTCTGAGCACAAGACCTACCCAGCAACCAAGGAACAGCGCGGCCAACGTCGCTCCGGAGTCCCTGGACGCCCCCATGAACCTGCCACCGATGGACCCCATGGTGGACATCCTGGACGTGCCGGAGGGCAACGACATTAGTGCCTGGTTCACGGACGGCCTGGACGACTCGCTGCAAGACTTTGATTTCTCCGGAGGCCTGGAGATCCCGGACGACGATCTCACCCAGCTAGGGTTCATGTGA